TGCCCAGGTGCAGGGCGAGGTAGCGGGAGGCGGACTCCAGCCCCGCCTTGGCCACGCCCATCCAGTCGTAGACCGGCCACGCCTTGGTGGCGTCGAAGGTCAGCCCGACCACCGCGCCGCCCGGCGACATCAGCGGCAGCGCCGCGACCGCGAGGGACTTGTAGGAGTACGTCGAGACGTGCAGCGCGGTCGCCACGTCCTCCCAGGAGGCGTCGAGGAAGCCGCCGCCGAGGCAGCTCTGCGGGGCGAAGCCGATCGAGTGGACCACCCCGTCCAGGCCGTCGACGTGCTCGCGAACCTTGTCGGCCAGCCCGGCCAGCTGTTCGGGGTTGGTCACGTCCAGCTCGATCACCGGGGCCGGCTCGGGCAGCCGCTTGGCGATCCGCTCGACCAGCGAGAGCCGTCCGTACCCGGTGAGCACGACCTGGGCGCCGTTCTCCTGGGCGAGCTTCGCCACCGAGAAGGCGATGGAGGCGTCGGTGATGACGCCGGTGACGAGCAGCCGCTTACCGGCCAGCAGTCCGGACATTGAACTCATTCCTCCATGCTCAGGTTCAGTGGCCGAGGGCTTGCGCGGCCGTCAGGTCGGTCGGCCCAAGGGTTCGTCGGCCCAGCGGGTCAGTGGCCCATGCCGAGGCCGCCGTCGACCGGGATGACCGCGCCGGAGACGTAGCCGGCGCTGTCGGTGGCCAACCAGGTGACCACCGCGGCAACCTCCTCCGGGCTGGCCATCCGGCCGGCCGGGATCGACCTGATGATCTCCGCCTTGCGCTCCTCGGGCAGCACCGCTGTCATGTCGGTCTCGATGAAGCCGGGCGCGACCACGTTCGCGGTGATGTTGCGGCTGCCCAGCTCCCGGGTGATCGAGCGGGCCACCCCGACCAGGCCGGCCTTGCTCGCCGCGTAGTTGACCTGGCCGGCACCGCCGGAGAGGCCGACCACCGAGGAGATGAAGATCATCCGTCCCCACTTGGCCCGCAGCATCTTGCCCGAGGCCCGCTTGGCGCAGCGGTACGCGCCGGTCAGGTTGGTGTCCAGCACCCGGGTGAACTGCTCCTCGGACATCCGCAGCAGCAGCGTGTCGTCGGTGATGCCGGCGTTGGCGACAAGCACCTCGACCGGGCCGAACTCCGCCTCCACCGCCGCGAAGGCCGCGTCCACCGACGCGGCGTCGGTGATGTCGCACTGCACGCCGAAGAGCCCCTCGGGCGCCCCGCTGCCCCGGTGGGTGATCGCCACCCGATCGCCCTGCTTGGCGAAGGCCTGGGCGATGGCCAGACCGATCCCGCGGTTGCCGCCGGTAACCAGCACAGTTCGCGACACGGTGCGTCCCTCCAAAGATCGCTGCGGGTTGGAGACTAGGCGTTACCGCACGGTAATCCCTAACCCGCCGCACGTCGTACCGGGGTACGAAACGGTGGATGGAGCTGCGGGAGTGGCCCGTCCGTCGACCACCTCCCGGAGCGGACTGTCCGGCCGTTCGGCCGGGTGCGCCGGACACCCGCGCCGGGTGTACGATGATCCGCGTTTGCGGGCCGCTCGACGGTCCGTTTCGCCCCGGAACCCGACCGCAGGAGGTGATCGCTGTGCCAGACAGTGATCCTCCCAGTCGTGGCCGGGCCGATCGCCAGCCACGCTGAGCCATCCCGCTCCGCCTGAGCTGGCACCGCTCCCCGCACCCGTCTCACCGCCCGGCGCAACGACGCCGCCCCGGTCCACGGGTGCCACCGGAAGCCGTCCGGTCACGACTTCGTGTGTGCGCGTCCCGATCCACCCCACGCGGTCCGCCCTGCCCCGGGCCGCCGTCGCCACTCCGGAGCTGTCATGAGCCGCTACGTCGCCCCGCTGGGCTTCACCCTCGCCGCCGTCTGGGTGGCCGTCCTCTTCGTCCTCGCCAGCGGCACCAACTGACCCCCTACCGGGAACAGAGCATTTTCCGCTGATCTCTACGGTTCGACACCTCGGCCGTGGCGGCGAAGGCAGCTGTCGTAGATGGGCACCTGCGTCCTCGGTCGGTCCACCGGCAGTCGGCTCTGCTGGCCGTACAGAAACAGCCGCAGGGCGACGTGCAGCGTCTCCATGTCCACCCGCGTCAACTCGGGAAACCCATGCCGCAGGAGCGTGGTTCGCACGTCCACCAGCAGCGCGATCGACAGCCGCTGGTCGCTCTCGTGAAACGGAAGCGGGTAGGTCGGCACATTCACTCCCCATCCTCCGGCGACTCGGACAGTTGCGACTCCCGATCCATCGACAGGAACTTTGCGAACTCCTTGTCGGACAGCCCTCGCTGCGCCTCTGCCAGTTGAGTGACGGGGGTCGAGCCTTCTCCCGGTAGTTGGTCGTACCAGGTGGTGTGCTGGGCGAGACGCAGCAATCCCGTTATCCCGCGAGACAGGTCGCCCGCCTGCCGGATCGACAGTGGAAAGGTATCGGCCGGCTGCCTCACCTCCGGATTGGTGTCGTAGGTCTCCACCATGACCAGCAGCGGCGCATCCATCGGAGTATGCGCCATGCTCAGCACCAACCGGAGGTCTATGACCTCATGACCACAGGCGGAGATCGTGATCGGACGTGACAGGTGCGATCGCGTTGGGTGATCAGGAGTGACCTGGCACCCTGGTGCACACCATCGTGGGTGCAACATACGGTTGGTCATGGGTCCACCCCTTCGCAGTAGATCGAGGTTCGGGCCGGAGATCAGGCTGTGGCATTTCAACCACAGGGCTTGCCAACTCGCAAAGTGCGCCGGGGCGGCGCACGCCGCGCCTCGGTGCCGCGCACCGCCCCGACCACGGGCGCGAAGCGTCGGTTCCACGTCCGTGGGACTGCACGTCCGGTTGCCAAACCTGGGAGCGCTGTCCACCTCGCAGCTTGCCATGGTTACCACGGTAAGCCTGGTCACCGTTGCAGGAGACACGCAGCCGGTGATCTACTGGACGCGCCAAACTTGGGAGCGCCAGATGTCTACCTACAAGCCGGATTACCAGCGGATCGCCGATGACCTGCGGGAACAGATCACCGATGGACGACTGAGTCCCGGTGACAAACTGCCCAGCAAGCGCGAGTTGCGCGACATTTATGGCACCAGCGCGCAGCCGGTCGAGGCAGCGCTGTTCCTACTGCGTGCCGAAGGTCTGATCGAGGGCCGGCAGGGCAAGGGCACCTTCGTACTCGAACGCGAGTAGGGGTTGGGACAAGCAGAACCGTTCACACCAGCACTCCGACAGGCGAGGCGTGGACAGCGCTGTCGATGTCTGTTCGAGCTTGTCGCCCCTGACAGTCGTCGACGCGACGTTGCAGCTTTACAGTCAATGGCCAGCCGTCGACCGCCACGACACGACGACCCATGCCGGCCTCGGCGCGCATCTTGCGGATCTTGGCTCGATCCCGACGGACCGTGCATCGCACATACCGGCACAACCCTTGCGGTCGCCACCTCATCCACGAGTTGACAAAGCCTCCCAGGCGGCTGTGGACCAGGCGATCGCCGAGGCAACGACGAAGGCTCCCGCCGACCACTTGCGCGCTGCCTGGGCCGCCGCATACGGCCTCAACCTGGAGCCGGACAGAATCTCTGACGAGGCCATCAGCGTGGTTGAACGTCTTTCCTCACCCCTTCAACCAGCCTCACGACGGGAACCGCGAACCGGTCGACGGCCGGGCCGGGCGAGTTGGCCGAACGGAGTTACGCCGGCCGCTCACGGCTCCGAGGTGGGGAGGAACTGAAGGTGAGAAAGGAGGCGGAGGGCGGCCCGCTAGCGGTGTTGCTGGTGCAGTGGCTGTCGACTGGGATCCTTCGCAAGAAGTAGTTCTCGGCCACGTGAATCAGGATGTGCTGGCCTGCTTCTTGGCGTCTCGGGCCGCCCTCGCTCGGGCGACCTTGGCCGGAGACTGAAACACCTCGGCCAGAACCTCACTCATCAACGCCAGGACCAAGTCGGCGTCCTCCTTGTCTACCGGATCAACGAAATCACCGTGAGCCATGTCGTTTCCTAGGTGACGGACTTCGTGCGCGCCTTCCTTGATGTGCTCCCGGATCAGACCCCGCTCGTGCATCTCATCAACTTTTTGCCTCAAGCCGCCGTTCAGGACATTCTTAGCCTTGGCAGTCGCCTCAATCACTGACCGCGCCAAAAGGACGGCTGCCCTTAGGTTCTTACTGTCGGCACACCGGTATGCCTCGGATGCCGCTGCCCCGATGTGCTCAGGCACATCCGGGAATCCCCTGATCCCGGAGGTGCTTGGAGACCACTGCAACAGGTCTCGATGATCGCCCAAGAAGGACAAAAGCGCCGTAATGCTTTCGTGATCCTCATAGCCGTCGGTGACTACCGAGGCAATCATCAGGCCAGCACAGCCGTCGCACTTAAAGCAGGCCATGGTTGTCGTTTCCACCGTCTCTGGATCGATAAACCACGCTGCCGCACGTGTACCGTCAACATAAGCCATGTGCGCGTATCGCCCGCACCATGCGCAGTAAGCTCCCGCCACGCAGGGACCCTACGTCCCAGCCCTGACAACTCCCTAGCCCGAGCCAGCTCGCGCCGCATAGCTGCTGGGCCGGGACCGCTGGACCACGGCCGAGAACCGTCGGATCAGAGCAGGCGGGAGGTCCAGAGCAGGCTGAGGCCACCGGCACAGAGCGCGAGCAGCAACCCGAGCCCGGCGTACCACTGGGTGATCTCCCTTGGCTCGGTCCGGAAGCCGATCGAGCTGCCCATGTCCTGGTAGACCTGCTTCAGCTCGCTGACCGTGGCCGCCTCGTAGAAGTAGCCCTCGGTGTTCTCGGCCAGGTCGGCGAGGGCGAGCCGGTCCACCGGCACCCGCTGCAACTGGCCGCCGATGTCGACGTGGCCGGTGTCGGTGCCGAAGGCGATGGTGGAGACCGGCACGTTCGCCGCCTGCGCTGCTGCCGCCGCCTCCTCGACCGACCTGCCGGCCGTGCGGTACCCGTCGGAGAGCAGCACGATGCGGGCCGGCGGAATGCCGGCCGCGCCGTCGGCCGGCACCGACCGGATCGCCTCCAGGCAGGTGAAGACCGCCTCACCGGTCGCCGTCGCCTCGGCCAGCACCAGCCCGTCGATGGCGCTGGTCACCGCCGCCCGGTCCTTGGTCGGCGGCACCAGCACGTTTGCCGACTTGGCGAACGAGACCAGCCCCACGTTGTAGGTCTCCGGCAGCTCCGCCACGAACTGCTTGGCCGCCTCCTGGGCCGCCTCCAGCCGGTTCGGCGGCACGTCGTCGGCCTGCATGGAGAGCGACACGTCGATGGCCAGCATGATGGTGGCCCGCTCCAGCGGCTCCCGGGTGTCGATCGCCGGTCGGGCCAGCGCGCCGGCCAGCACCAGCAGGGCGAGCAGGAAGGCAGCCGCCGGTATGTGCCGGCGCCAGCCCAGCCCCTTCGGCGCCACGGTACGCAGTAGGTCCACATTGGTGAACCGCAGCGCGTACTCCCGCCGGCGCAGTTGCCGCCAGACGTAGAGCGCGGCCAGGGCGAGCACCGGCAGCACGGCCAGCAACCACCACGGTTGCAGCAGTCGAATCATCTCATCGTCCCTCGGGTGCGGGCGTGCCGTTGCGCGGCCACGAAGCGCACCATGTCCAGCAGCCAGTCTCGGTCCGTACGCAGTCTCAGGTGCCCGGCACCGGCGGAGCGCAACGCGGCGGAGATCTCCGCCCGCTGGCTGGCAGCCGCCGCCGCGTACCGATGCCGCAGGCTCGGGTCGGCGGTCTGCACCTCGTGCAGTTCGCCGGTCTCCGGGTCGATGACCGGAAGCACTCCGACGTCGGGCAGTTCCAGTTCCCGCGGGTCCACCACCTCGATCGCCAGCACGTCGTGCCGGACCCGCAGCTTGCGCAGCGGCCGGGACCACTGGGCCGGCGGGGCGAGGAAGTCGGAGATGATCACCGCGACGCCGCGTCGGCGGGGCGGCCGGTTGAGCATCTCGACAAGCGCGCCGAGGTCGCCCCGACCCGGCCGGATCTCGGTGGCGGCGATGGCACGCAGCATGCCCTGCGCCTCGCGGCGCCCCGACCGGGCGGGCAGCCGGACCAGCCGGCCCGGGTCCGACGCGGGCACCGCCCGGCGGCCCCACCGACGCGGGCGCGGGGGTAGGTCGCCGCCGCTGCCCACGACCGCGCCGATCCGGTTACCGCCCCGCACGGTCAGGTGGGTGATGGCCGTCGCCGCCGCGATCACCACGTCCCGCTTGAGCCACCGGCCGGTGCCGAAGTCGAGGCTCGCCGAGAGGTCCACCGCCAGCCAGGTCTCCAGCTCACGGTCGGCCACCGTACGCCGTACGTGCGGCGTCGTGGTGCGGGCGGTCACCGGCCAGTCCATCCGGCGTACGTCGTCGCCGGGGCGGTACTCCCGGGACTCGCCCGCCTCGCTGCCCGGCCCCGGCAGCAGACCGGCGTAGTCGCCCTGCAACAGCCCGTCGAGTTTGCGGGTGACCAGCAGTTGCAGCCGGGACAGCACCGCGCCGGAGCGGTCGGTGACCGCGTCCGGCTGGCCGTCCCGACCGCCGGGTCGAGGGGTGGTCGAGGTCACGGCCGCTGCCCGGGCCACCCCGAGGTCGGCGCCACCGCGCCAGGCGGTGTCGCCTGCTGCCGGGGCGCCACCGAGGGCAGCGGGATGGTCGCCATCACCCGGTGCACCACGTGGTCGGCCGGCACGTCGTCGGCGAGCGCGTCGTAGCTGAGCACCAGGCGGTGTCGCAGGATGTCCGGGGCGATGTCCTGTACGTCCTGCGGCAGGGCGTAGTCACGCCCGCGCAGCAGCGCCAGCGCCCGGGTCGCCCGGACCAGACCGAGCGAGGCGCGCGGGCTGGCGCCGTACTGGATAAGTTGCGCGACGTCGGGCATGCCGTGCTCGGCGGGGGCGCGCGTGGCCAGCACCAGCCGGACCGCGTAGTCGATCAGGGCATTGTGTACGAACACCTGGTCGGCCTTCTGTTGAAGGGCGATCAGGTCGTCGGTGCCGAACACCGGGGTGGGCTCGGGTGCGGCCACCCCCATCCGGTAGACGATCTCCCGTTCCTCGGCGTCGGTCGGATAACCCACGATGATCTTCATGAGGAACCGGTCCCGCTGCGCCTCCGGCAGCGGGTAGACCCCCTCCTGCTCGATCGGGTTCTGCGTCGCCATCACCAGGAACGGGTCCGGCACCCGGTGGCTCTCCCCGCCGATCGAGACCTGCCGCTCACTCATCACCTCGAGCAGGGCCGACTGCACCTTCGCCGGTGCGCGGTTGATCTCGTCGGCGAGCAGAAAGTTGACGAAGACCGGCCCCAGCTCCACGTCGAACTTCTCGCTTGACTGCCGGTAGATACGGGTACCCATGATGTCGGCCGGCACCAGGTCGGGGGTGAACTGCACCCGGGCGAACGACCCGCCGACGACCCTGGCCAGGGTCTCCACCGCCAGGGTCTTGGCCACCCCCGGTACGCCTTCCAGCAGGCAGTGCCCCCGGGCGAGCAGCGCCACGAACATCCGCTCCACCATCCGGTCCTGCCCGACGATCACCCGCTTGATCTCGAAGAGCGCCCGCTCCAGCAGCCCGGCGTCCTGTGCCGGGGTGGTGGTCGGTGCCGAGGGCGGCTGCGGCTGCGTCCCGTTCGGCGTCGGAGCGTCGGGCATGGTCGGCTGGGCCACCGGTCCTCCACAGCATGATTTGGTCGTCGTGGCGTGTGCGTTACCAAGCCTCGCATGCCCGGCTGAGTACGGACGTGGGGAGCGACCGATTTTCGCCACGCCGTCCCGCGCCAGGCGAAATCGCCAAACGTGAGTGGACAGAAGCGGCCCCGGCGTGTGTACCATGCATTCGTCGCCGGGCGGCTTCCCCCGTGGCCGCCCGGCGCTCTATCTCTCCCGTCGCCCTAGACTGGCCGGGATGAGTGATCTCGACACCCCAAGCCAGCCGCTGATCTGTTCGGCCCGCGGGTGTCGCGCCCCGGCCGCGTGGTCACTGCGCTGGAACAATCCTCGAATCCACAAGCCCGAGCGGCGCAAGACGTGGCTCGCCTGCGACCTGCACCGTCCACAGCTCGGCGACTTCCTCACCGCGCGGGGCTTCCTGCGCGAGGTCGCCCCGCTGGCCGGATCGCCTACGCTCGAAGGGTGGACGCGGACAACGGAACCCCAGCTCGGTGAGCGCGAGGAGTGAGCTTGCGAGCCCCGCAGTCGCGAACGAAAGGCCCAGCTCGGTGAGCGCGAGGAGTGAGCTTGCGAGCCCCGCAGTCGCGAACGAAAGGCCCAGCTCGGTGAGCGCGAGGAGTGAGCTTGCGAGCCCCGCAGTCGCGAACGAAAGGCCAGCTCGGTGAACGGTGACGGACCGGCCGGCCCGCAGCCGGCGCCCCCGGTGGCACAGCCCGGCCCACTCGAACCCTGGCCGGACACGGTCCGCTGGCAGTCGATCTCGACCGACCTGATCTGGGTGGAGTTGCTGCGACTCGCCGCCCTGGTGGCCGTCGTCTCGGCGGTACTCGGGGTCAGCTGGGCGGTGACCGGTTCCTGGCCCTTCGGCCTGGGGCTGGGTGTCCTCGTGCTGTTCGCGGTGTGGCGCGCGGTGACAATCGTCCGGGCGGTACACGCCTGGGGCTACGCGGAACGCGAGAACGACCTGCTGGTGCGGCACGGTCTGCTGGTGCGCCGGCTGTCCATCGTGCCGTACTCCCGGATGCAGTTCGTCGACGTCAGCGCCGGTCCGCTGGAGCGGGCGTTCGATTTGGCCACCGTGCAGTTGCACACGGCCGCCGCAGCCAGCGACGCCCGGGTGCCCGGGTTGCGGCCGGCGGAGGCGTCCCGGCTGCGCGACCGGCTCACCGCGCTCGGCGAGGACCGGGCGGAAGGGCTGTGAGCGGCCCGACCGGTTGGGGTCCGGAGCAGCCCGCACCGCCCCCCGCCGACGCACCACCTCCCGAACCGCACGCTCCACCCGCCGGCCACGCCCACGACACCCCACCCCAGAGCGCCCCACCACCCGGCTACCCCCACGGCGCTCCCCACCCGGCTATCCGCCGGGGCGCCCCCACCCGGCTACCCCCACGGCACGCCCCCACCCGGCTACCCCACGGCACGCCGCCGCCCGGCTACCCCACGGCACGCCGCCGCCCGGCTACCCCACGGCACGCCCTACCCCCACGGCGGGCCGCCACCCGGCTATCCGCCCGGGGCGCTGCCGCCCGGGCCGCCGCCGGGGTTTCCACCCGGGTCGCCGGGCTTCCCGCCCGGTGGGCCGCCTCCGCCGTACGCGACCCATCCGCATCCGACGGGCTCGCCACCGGATCCGTTGCACACCCGGCAGCGACTGCATCCGTTGAGCCCTGCGCTGCACGGCGCCAAGTCCCTGGTCGTGGTGATCGCCGGGCTCTCCTGGTCGACGCTGTCCCGGGTCGGGTTCGGCTGGTTCGTGACGATGGTGATCGTGATCGCTCTCGGCGCCACCGTGCTGGCGGTGGTCAGTTGGTACAACACCGGCTTCCAGGTGGTCGGCCGGGAGCTGCGGATCTACGAGGGGCTGCTCTGGCGCCGGACCCGGGCCATCCCGCTGGAACGGCTTCAGGCGGTCGAAGTGGTACGCCCGCTGCTCGCCCAGCTCACCGGCCTGGCCGAGCTGCGGTTGGAGGTGGTCGGCGGCGGCAAGACCGAGGCGCCGCTGGCGTTCCTCGGGGTCGCCGAGGCGTCAGCCCTGCGGCGACGCCTGCTCACCCTGGCGGGTGCCCGGACCGTCCCCGTGCCGGGCACCGAGCCGGCACCGGCGACGGCACCGGCCGGGGAGCCGCCCGTGCCACCCGGCCGGCCGCTGCACGCGGTGCAGAACCGGGACCTGTTGATCAGCCAACTCCTCACCCCACAGGCGTTCCTGCTGCCCTTCGGCGCGATGTTCGTGGCCGCGCAGTTCCTGTCCGAGGGGTCGTGGTCGTTCATCGCGGTCGCGAGCACGCTTACCGCGATGGCCGGCATCCTGCTGCAACCTGTCCGCCGGGTGCTCGATGACTGGCGGTTCCAACTCGCCCGCGACGAGGACCGGCTGCGGATCCGCAACGGTCTGCTGGAGACCCGGGTGCAGACCGTGCCGCTGCACCGGGTGCAGACCGTGGGCGTGACCTGGCCGCTGCTCTGGCGGATGAAGGGCTGGCTGCGGCTGCGCCTGGAGGTGGCCGGCTACGCCGCTGGCGAGTCCGACCAGCGCAACCGGCCGGATCGCCTGCTTCCCGTCGGTGACCTGGCCACCGGCGAGCGGATCGTCGCCGAGGTGCTGCCCGGCGTCGACCTCTCCGCGTTGCCGCTGAGCCCGCCGCCGTCCCGCGCCCGGTGGGTCAACCCGCTGAGCCGCCAGGTGCTCGGCGCCGGCCTGACCGAGCAGGTCTTCGTGGTCCGCTCGGGCCTGCTCACCCGCCAGCTGACCATCGTGCCGTACGCCCGGTTGCAGAGCGTCCGGGTGGTGCAGGGACCGGTGCAGCGCCTGCTGGGGATGGCCACCGTGCACGCCGACACCGCTGGTGGAGCCGGTGCCGCAGCGGTGGACCGGGATCTCGCCGAAGCCTGGGCCCTGGCGGCCGAACTCACCACCCGCGGCCACACCGCCCGCCGCCCCACCTAACAGCCACCCCACCCCTCGTTACCTTTTTGATCGTCCCCAGCCGGGGACTCCTCGGTCGCCCGGCCCGGTATGACTTCCTGCCCCTGTCGTAGGCATGATCCGGGGGGTGTTGTCGCCGGGTCGGGTGGCGTCGGCGGACCGCTGATAGGGACACGGCCGCCCTGTTTGGGGTTGGTCTCTTCGTAACGTGGGTGCCGGCAGTCCGACGCCTGGACCTGTGGCCGAGGCCACGGACGATGCGTGGAGGCGGGTGTGGTGCACGGCGGATACGGCGTCTACCTCGGGTTGGATGTCGGTAAGGGTGATCATCACGCGGTCGGGTTGGCGCCGGACGGCAAGCGGCTGCACGACGCACCGTTGCCGAACACCGAGGCTCGGCTGAGGCAGTTGTTCGACAAACTCGCCGGCCACGGTCGGGTGCTGGTGGTGGTCGACCAGCCCGCCTCGATCGGCGCCCTGCCGGTCGCGGTGGCTCGGGCATGCGGTCATCAGGTGGCCTACCTGCCCGGCCTGGCGATGCGGCGGATCGCCGATCTGCACCCCGGAAGCGCGAAGACCGACGCCCGCGACGCCTATGTCATCGCTGATGCCGCCCGCACCCTGCCGCACACGCTGCGGCGGGTCGACGTCGGAGATGAGGCTCTGGCCGAGTTGGAGGTCCTCGTCGGCTTCGACGACGACCTCGCTGGCGAGGCCACGCGCGTGTCGAACCGTATCCGGGGACTACTCACCCAGATTCATCCCGCCCTGGAACGGGTTCTCGGCCCGAAGGTGCACCACAAGGCCGTGCTGGAGTTGCTGTCGCGCTGCGGCGGACCGGCCGGACTCCGCAAAGCCGGTCGCCGCAAACTACTCTCGATCGCCGCCGTCCACGCACCCCGCATGGGTGAACGGCTCATCGAACAGCTCATGGCAGCCCTCGACGAACAGACCGTCACCGTCCCCGGCACCCAAGCAGCCGAGACGATCCTGCCCCGTCTCGCCGACAGCCTCCGCGACGTCCTACACCAACGCGACCAAGTCGCCGACCAGGTCGAGAGGATGCTTGATGCACACCCTCTTGCCCCGGTCCTGACATCGATGCCCGGCATCGGCGTCAGGACCGCCGCCAGATCCTGCTCGAAGTCGGCGACGGCACCGCCTTCGCCACCCCCGGCCACCTCGCCGCCTACGCCGGCCTCGCCCCCGTCACCCGACGCTCCGGCACCAGCATCCGCGGCGAGCACCCACCCCG
This DNA window, taken from Micromonospora sp. FIMYZ51, encodes the following:
- a CDS encoding DUF58 domain-containing protein, with amino-acid sequence MTSTTPRPGGRDGQPDAVTDRSGAVLSRLQLLVTRKLDGLLQGDYAGLLPGPGSEAGESREYRPGDDVRRMDWPVTARTTTPHVRRTVADRELETWLAVDLSASLDFGTGRWLKRDVVIAAATAITHLTVRGGNRIGAVVGSGGDLPPRPRRWGRRAVPASDPGRLVRLPARSGRREAQGMLRAIAATEIRPGRGDLGALVEMLNRPPRRRGVAVIISDFLAPPAQWSRPLRKLRVRHDVLAIEVVDPRELELPDVGVLPVIDPETGELHEVQTADPSLRHRYAAAAASQRAEISAALRSAGAGHLRLRTDRDWLLDMVRFVAAQRHARTRGTMR
- the fabG gene encoding 3-oxoacyl-ACP reductase FabG is translated as MSRTVLVTGGNRGIGLAIAQAFAKQGDRVAITHRGSGAPEGLFGVQCDITDAASVDAAFAAVEAEFGPVEVLVANAGITDDTLLLRMSEEQFTRVLDTNLTGAYRCAKRASGKMLRAKWGRMIFISSVVGLSGGAGQVNYAASKAGLVGVARSITRELGSRNITANVVAPGFIETDMTAVLPEERKAEIIRSIPAGRMASPEEVAAVVTWLATDSAGYVSGAVIPVDGGLGMGH
- a CDS encoding VWA domain-containing protein, whose translation is MIRLLQPWWLLAVLPVLALAALYVWRQLRRREYALRFTNVDLLRTVAPKGLGWRRHIPAAAFLLALLVLAGALARPAIDTREPLERATIMLAIDVSLSMQADDVPPNRLEAAQEAAKQFVAELPETYNVGLVSFAKSANVLVPPTKDRAAVTSAIDGLVLAEATATGEAVFTCLEAIRSVPADGAAGIPPARIVLLSDGYRTAGRSVEEAAAAAQAANVPVSTIAFGTDTGHVDIGGQLQRVPVDRLALADLAENTEGYFYEAATVSELKQVYQDMGSSIGFRTEPREITQWYAGLGLLLALCAGGLSLLWTSRLL
- a CDS encoding PH domain-containing protein encodes the protein MNGDGPAGPQPAPPVAQPGPLEPWPDTVRWQSISTDLIWVELLRLAALVAVVSAVLGVSWAVTGSWPFGLGLGVLVLFAVWRAVTIVRAVHAWGYAERENDLLVRHGLLVRRLSIVPYSRMQFVDVSAGPLERAFDLATVQLHTAAAASDARVPGLRPAEASRLRDRLTALGEDRAEGL
- a CDS encoding winged helix-turn-helix domain-containing protein; its protein translation is MSTYKPDYQRIADDLREQITDGRLSPGDKLPSKRELRDIYGTSAQPVEAALFLLRAEGLIEGRQGKGTFVLERE
- a CDS encoding MoxR family ATPase, with protein sequence MAQPTMPDAPTPNGTQPQPPSAPTTTPAQDAGLLERALFEIKRVIVGQDRMVERMFVALLARGHCLLEGVPGVAKTLAVETLARVVGGSFARVQFTPDLVPADIMGTRIYRQSSEKFDVELGPVFVNFLLADEINRAPAKVQSALLEVMSERQVSIGGESHRVPDPFLVMATQNPIEQEGVYPLPEAQRDRFLMKIIVGYPTDAEEREIVYRMGVAAPEPTPVFGTDDLIALQQKADQVFVHNALIDYAVRLVLATRAPAEHGMPDVAQLIQYGASPRASLGLVRATRALALLRGRDYALPQDVQDIAPDILRHRLVLSYDALADDVPADHVVHRVMATIPLPSVAPRQQATPPGAVAPTSGWPGQRP
- the fabI gene encoding enoyl-ACP reductase FabI, whose product is MSGLLAGKRLLVTGVITDASIAFSVAKLAQENGAQVVLTGYGRLSLVERIAKRLPEPAPVIELDVTNPEQLAGLADKVREHVDGLDGVVHSIGFAPQSCLGGGFLDASWEDVATALHVSTYSYKSLAVAALPLMSPGGAVVGLTFDATKAWPVYDWMGVAKAGLESASRYLALHLGKQGIRSNLVSAGPLRTMAAKSIPGFEQFEDAWSDRAPLGWDLTDQEPAARACLALLSDWFPATTGEIVHVDGGYHALGA
- a CDS encoding DUF4145 domain-containing protein: MAYVDGTRAAAWFIDPETVETTTMACFKCDGCAGLMIASVVTDGYEDHESITALLSFLGDHRDLLQWSPSTSGIRGFPDVPEHIGAAASEAYRCADSKNLRAAVLLARSVIEATAKAKNVLNGGLRQKVDEMHERGLIREHIKEGAHEVRHLGNDMAHGDFVDPVDKEDADLVLALMSEVLAEVFQSPAKVARARAARDAKKQASTS
- a CDS encoding PH domain-containing protein, which translates into the protein MHTRQRLHPLSPALHGAKSLVVVIAGLSWSTLSRVGFGWFVTMVIVIALGATVLAVVSWYNTGFQVVGRELRIYEGLLWRRTRAIPLERLQAVEVVRPLLAQLTGLAELRLEVVGGGKTEAPLAFLGVAEASALRRRLLTLAGARTVPVPGTEPAPATAPAGEPPVPPGRPLHAVQNRDLLISQLLTPQAFLLPFGAMFVAAQFLSEGSWSFIAVASTLTAMAGILLQPVRRVLDDWRFQLARDEDRLRIRNGLLETRVQTVPLHRVQTVGVTWPLLWRMKGWLRLRLEVAGYAAGESDQRNRPDRLLPVGDLATGERIVAEVLPGVDLSALPLSPPPSRARWVNPLSRQVLGAGLTEQVFVVRSGLLTRQLTIVPYARLQSVRVVQGPVQRLLGMATVHADTAGGAGAAAVDRDLAEAWALAAELTTRGHTARRPT